In the genome of Pangasianodon hypophthalmus isolate fPanHyp1 chromosome 15, fPanHyp1.pri, whole genome shotgun sequence, the window attggttagtgtcacactgattgacaggggagagagtgtgCACCATTCCTCACACCCAGATAGCAaagccagttttgctccctaGACTCCCAACCACAGATGGCTGTAGCAAAGTGGCATTCTCCTGATGACAGGGAGAACTATCAGTGCAAAAATTCTTAGCAGTAAAATTGAAATGTACCGATTCTCTAAAATTAATGGCTTGTCCAGGTAGCATAGGCTACTTCTTGGTTGTATGTTGCCTGTTGTTTCCTTTAAAGCTCAAATATGGGTTCTTCTATATTAGagtctcattatgagattaagTGTGGTATGGCAGAAAATGACTAGTTCCTCTTATTCAGGATTTTGGCTTTGGCagtaatagattttttaaaaaagcatcattTTATATTACAATTATAATAATTGTTCAAAGATGTGTGTACACAATGtttatacatattttccagACCCATCATGTTAGACTAACTGGCCGAAGTTCGCTATTTTTCACCTGCTATGCCAGCTTGTTCTATTAAAAACAGGTGGCTTGTCTGGAGTCTTGGAGGAATTGTAAATGCTTTGTGTGGTCTGCATTATTACGGTTTGTGCTGTTAAGAATGCAAGCCAAAATACTGCTACCATCACAGCATAAGAAGACAGTGTCAATCCTATGTGTTGTAGTGCTCTGTGTTTTCATCATAATAGTGTGTTAGTACTGTGTTCTGTCATATTAATACCTGTGTAAGATTTTAAGATCTGTGACCTATGGAATCTGTTAATGCTCCTGGGGGAGGGTTATATTTAGACCTGGAAGCAGATCCAAGCTGTTTCCATCCAGATGGTACGACTCAGTTTGTACTGCAGGTGGGGTGGGGGTGACCCATGACCTCTGCCTTTTTCCCATCGGTCATGAGAAGTTCCTCAACATCTCGCTCATGGTctagtttatatataaatgactGAAGACAAACAAGCTTGTAAGCCTCTGCAGACAAAAGACAATGTTCTCTCCCAACATTCCCTTTTTAGATTCCCAGTGGttgtcattatttcattataggTATTGTAATATAAAGTGCTGCAGCACCAAAAGCCACTGTTATTTTGGGAAAGAGAGTAAACTTCTCCTGGGAAAATGCTGCCTTTTTTGGACCCCTTGCCATCCTTGCTAACCGCAACACTAAATAGAAACCTTGTGCTCCAGTGAAAGGTAATCATATCCAGAAGCGCATGGTATCTGAAACAACAGTATAATCAGGATGTCTATAAGAGTCTACTTGTAATTTGTTGGCTGGGAACTAAGTCAAAGTGAATTACCTCAGCACAAAGAGGCATAAAGATCACTGCCGCTCAATGCAAACATTGAGTCATCTAGTTCTCATGTGTGTTCTATCAATGTCCCTGTTGACTTTCCTCATGCTATCTGTTATCctaaatctgtctctttctgtgtcccCTATTTCTCCTCATGTCCCTCTTTCACTTTACTCCTGGatttctcttctgttctcccaGGGCCCTCCAgcacacactgcctctgctggcctGCTCAGTAATCAGATTCTTACAGTCAAGGTTTGTTCCTCCATTGCTCGCTGTTCCTCTTCATTTATAGCTGTCACTTTGGTCATCTTAGCATCGTTCCTAACATTGATTCTAAATATCTGACTCCACTGCTTTTTTCACTCTTCTGATATTTTGCATGTGAATGGAAAGCTGAACCACAAAAATCTTGCTGCTTTTTTGCTGAGATGTGCCTAAGCTGCTTCATGATGAGATATTCTTCTCAAAGTGGTTCACTGATTCTatcctcctctttttctctcacactaTTACTCTATTTCTTGTTGTTCTCTTCACCCTTGCTGACAGATGGTCTTTCCACACTTAGCTCATGGCTTCCTCACAGGTCAGAGTTGACCACCAAATGTTCTGAAGGTAGAGCAAAAACATCACGCACATTTCAGCTCCTTCCCTCCAACTCTCATCGATctcatcatcatttctcttcctcaCTTTCTTCTCCTCAGCTTCCTCTTATACTTTTACTGACATATGGCATGTGTGTCCTTGGCCTTGACCCCACAATTAGCTCCTATAGAAGTCTGGACTGTTAACAGGCATGTCTGTTTTGAATTAGAGAGAGCAAAACCAAGAGAGAGGTGTATATGCCTTGGCGTGGTTAAATGCTTTGTTTACGGACATTACAAGAGAAAAAATGCTACTCAAACCACAGCTAATGAAATGAACCAAAATAGTGTTTTCTCATTTTGACAACATAATATGCTGAAATGGGACTATTTTATATGAAACCACAGCCTTGAATTCTCTCTCTTCAGATGAGAGTGCAGTTCGCCAGCAGGCTCTGTTTCTCAGTGAGGCTTTGGAAAACTGGGCCATCTCATCCCGCCACGTGCCTTTTAATCCAGCCAATTTTTGGGGCTTGGCCATGGCTACCAAAAGTCCCTGCTTTATTATGTATTGTATTCTGTAacaaatatgaaacatgaattgCTTGTGGGTggtaaaaaaaacagccaagtAACATCTAGGCATGAAAGTGAAACAAAAGGATATTATAGAGCAATTTTGATGAGTGTTATACTTTCCATctattctctgtttctctttctatctgtgtATAGGGCGATCAAGGTCAGGCTGGGCCTCCAGGTCCCCCAGGGCCTCCTGGACCATCTGGCCCCAGAGGGCCCCCAGGAACCATGGGCAGAGACGGACCCCAGGGCCACCCAGGAGAGCCGGTAATGAATGCACACACGCATTCATACACGCATTCATTTTGTCTCCTGTGATGAGCTCATGCGTCATATGAGCCTACATGACTCAGACACATCTGGAGGAATACCTCTTTGTTCACCAGGTGTTGCTCTTCACATGGTGACACTATATACAGCAGTTAACCCAATGTTCACGCTTGGGCtcgaattttttttaaatcagagacACACTGGGGCAGAGTGCAGAGGTAATGTGGTTCAGTTGCTTTCCTCAGAATCAATCTAGTATCTGACACACCTACTGTAGAATTGGAAGCAGTTTGACTCCCTGTATCACTTTCCTTTTGTGTCCCATAGATACATAATACTACTTAGACATTTATTAGAGATGACGGAAATTAATTAATCCACACCATCCTCAACCATTTAATATAGACATCAAgtagtctcagcctcagacaCTCCATACATGGGACACAGATCATCTAATAGTTTTTGTGCACtcttctggccacaagcttcagaatctatGATTGGTTCTGCAGACCTCtatgtatttgtatttctgTGCACTGCTTTACAGTGGGAAAACAAATCTTTGAACACTGTGTCACAAAAATTTAAGAGCATAATATAATCACAGTACAATCACTGTCGTTAACagaattccattttatttaagttatttttaaagAGTTCTGTTTGGCACAGGTGGTAGTGAGTAAAGGATATAAGCTTGTGAGTTTGCCAGGTGGCTATAGAAAAAGGTCTGTGGTTGGTCATCTGCCATGTCAGTCCAATTGCCAACTTCTGTGAAAGCAGGCGTTTTTTGGCTACATTTTTTTGACTAACTCTACCAGTCTTGAGTGAATGCTAGAAGTATGGCCTTTGAGACTAGGCATCAAGCAACCAAAGATTGTGGTGGATCTTTCCCATTTCAAATTCCTTTATCACCTCAACACAATCAGAGATAAATTTCCCCGTTTTTCCTTTCCAACCCCTCTTAGCTCTCTGTCTCTAACTCTCTCTGACTATTTCTTTCCCCATAACATGAGCACATATTTTGGACTCACATGCTCATTTCCTGTTGTTGTCATGCAAATTGTACATGTGTTTATCCTTGGTTGAGTAAAACTACCTCATTAACAGCTTAAGGCCTGATGCCAAGGATCTGTCCTTTTCACCCAGTGAGCAGTGCAAGACAGAGGTCTCCAAAAGGCATTGGCCTAAACAATAGATGGTGTTGTGTCTGCTGAATGCAAGTAATTTCTTACTTGTGGTACATATATTAAAGGAAAGTTTGTTGAGTTCCTAGATGGCTGCCTCCACATCACATCTTGAGTTTTACCTAACCTATATACATGTGCATGTTTCTACAACAACAGCCAACTTCCTGCTCACAGTGTTGgatttattgttgttatttcaTCATAACCAGTACCAGTACTTTAGCAAAATCAACCTATGCTTCACAATGCTCAATTTTCCCAAACATGTTTTCATAACCTTCATTCATAACTACCAGACTGTGATATCAGTGAGGCTGGCTTTGAGAatttattgttcttttaaaaTGGTCTGCAAAATTAATTATTCTTGTAAAAAGATCTGCAATATGCATTGCATATTTATTACAGCAGGCTTTCATCTGTGGAACATTAGTTCTATCAGCTCCAGGATTTGATtaatttcttcttctcttttaaAGAAGGCAGTGCATTTCAGGCTTAATTCTGTTGTTTACACATTTCTCTTTTATCTACAAGTTCCCTATTATAGCTTGAAAACTCTAAACTATTTACAGGCAGAACAAGGGTCTTTCTCTGCACACAGCTCAGAACAGACCTAAAAggtctttttttcctttgagcTGTGGTCTCAAGCTGTGGTCATGAGTTACATAAGACACAAAGTGTCCATGCTGCTTCAGTTTAGGCTCGGGGTGCAGTACTTAGGCTTACTCTTCTGTGGACTTGTTAAAGAGAGACATCTAGTGGATAATCTTTTGAATCACACCTTCATGCTTTTTAATGAACTGAGCCACTAATATCAGATCTCCTTTCTAATAGGGTCTTCCTGGCAAGGATGGGAATGAGGTTGGTATTTCAGGTTTCAAATATGCATCACATATATAGCATCAAAACACTTGTTTTCAAAttgattaaattatttgtttttttctgtgtttgtgcttCTTTCTTTAAAAGGGTCCAAGAGGGCCACCTGGTATAAAGGTAAGTTCTTCATTAAATATTGTTTCAATTATTCCCTTGGGTCTGTTTAAATGTCACAGTTAAGCTTGGCACTGTTGTTAAATCCACTGTCTCTGACACAGGGTGACTCTGGAGAGCCTGGAATGACTGGACCTCAGGGTCCTCCAGGGCTAAAGGTATGTTGTTAAACCTTCTCTAGGATCAATTAACAGAACAATTTTTGACTGTAATATTCACCAAAGCCAGTGCTAAATATAGGTTTGAGGTGCGCATCTGCATCAGTCTCTCAAGctttgtctttatgtctttatctCATTGTTATTCCGTTATTCTGCAGGGAGAACCAGGTGAGCCAGGTGATGACGGGAAAAGAGGCATGGATGGACCACCAGGCATAAAGGTACTGCTCATGTAAAGTATCTCTGTGGTGAATCTAATGTGAATCAGATAACATTCACTGCATGGTGCACATCAGTATTAAATAACAAACTCCGCTGCACACCTGCCTTTacagggagagaaaggagaCGCTTGTGCTTCAGAGCTCCAGGTAAAAGGGGTGTGTCCCGAATCCATGAACCTAATGAATTTGATTCACTGTAAAGCAATTATATAATATGATTAGCAGTAATATGCTGTATATTTACTTCATCTTCCTTATCCTGCTTACTTTGCTGGGAAGAAGGATGCACCAGGAATCTCTGAGAATATTGACCTGTCTAAAAGATTACAGATTTTGCAGGTGGGGATTTCTCGGgccattatgaaaaaaataccaTGTTAATTTATAGCATTGTTACATGAAATAAGATATCTTCAGACTTAATTTGTATTGCATACTTTTTCTACAGGGCCCACCTGGTCCACCGGGGCCTCCTGGAGAGCAAGGAATAAAGGTGAGAATATTCCTCATGCTCTTTATGATTCCCGCTTGGCCTGGATCAATATGAAAAGGTCATAGTACGATAACAGTACAAATGGATACCACAGTTTTCATATACTGTGGTCAGAAGCAGTGCCTGGTATAGGCAAAACAGGACCTTAGGTCATCTTAGGTCATCAACAGTCAAGAGGCAACATAAGCACATTTTGTACTATATACTGGTTGCCAAGAGAAAAGAAGTGGTCTAAATTGTTGCATTGGCTACATGCAATCAAATTGCCCCAACCTGTCCCAACCCTTTTCCAAATTAACTCACACCAAACAGCTCTGCCTACAACTTCATATTATCAACAAGGATGTCATTACGCACAATATAATGCTGGAGAAACAGTGCAACtgataaattatgtaaatatggaagagttgtttttttaaagtggaCTTTTTTAATGAGGATTGAGCTTAGccttcattacaaaataaagttGACGTACTATTCTCTTTTTTATCTGCGTTTCTTTGAAAAAGTAAGCTATCCTTAAGGGAGTTGCAACAAGAGAAATGCTTATTTCTAACTTtatatacactgcatataccACTAATTCAGACAATAGTATACTGCCATACAAATCTATCCACATTCTAGTTCACCACCTCAAATGACCCAGAAGCAATGCATTTGCTTTAGTCACCTTTATGAcctttaaggatttttttttttatttagccacTGAAATGTAATATGTTAATAGGGAGAGATGGGCTCTCCTGGGATTCCTGGATCTGAAGGCAGACAGGTAGAGTAAATCATATATAACATGTATTGTAGCATATCTTATCTGCAACGTATGGTTAAACAGTCTAGACATTGTTACTTTGTAAGTGACTTTATGTCTTGGCCTGGTAATCACAGGGTTCAAAAGGAGAAAGAGGGGATAGAGGAGAACCTGGAGCGACAGGAGAAAagggagagaggggagagatgGGTCAGCCTGGGCCAGCGGTGAGTGTGATGCAAAGTATAGATAGAGAGTGATACAAAGTAAATGTGGTGTGTTGAAGAAAAGATTGTTTTATATAGAAGAGTACTGATTAAAATTTGCATGTTTATTTCAGGGAGCTGGTGGGCAGAAAGGGGAGAAGGGAGACTCCAGAATTGAGGACAGTCTGGTGCGTGGAATTCATTAATATGCATTCTCTAAAAGAGCTCTCTCTGCTACATGGGTTTTaagaaaaccagaaaacctgcacttgcatccatctaTTCGCTTCATGACAAATTCAAACTATTCTGTGGggttgttttgttcttttgatGATTGCAGCTCTTATAATGTCTGAAATCTCCTTTCAGGCTCAGATTATTGCATTGCCAGGCCCTCCAGGGCCTGCAGGACCACCTGGCCCTCAAGGAATcatggtaaataaaaaaatatcatagtcttttcattcttttttcagaTACAACCATTCTTTAGCAAGAAAGACTCAGTATATAAAACAAACACCATAATATTTTCTCATTCGTCCTCAGGGCCATCATGGAATACCTGGCCAAAAGGTACAATTGTACTAGCAGTTTGAAATGAGAATGAGCAAAATCGTATAAAAGGActatttcctgtttgttttggACTAATGGCAGGATAGATGTAACCGGGTGCATGTATTTTAACTCAGGGAGAACCAGGTGAGGCAATGAAAGGAGAGAAGGGGGATGTTGGAGAGAAAGGTCCACAAGGGCCACGGGTAAGCCATGTTTCTCAAATCACAGTGGTTATAGATGTTAAATAACTGTCCAGGAGAGGAGCAATGAATAAGGAAATCTTCACATAAGATCTAGTGTGCACTGGGATAGTCTGATATTGTTCTCCTCCACTGTGTTCAGGGTCTTCAAGGTTATCCTGGCTCTGATGGATTGGTGGGTCTACCAGGTGCAAAAGGTGAAAAGGTCAGTGTCTTCCAAAAGACATAATTGGCTTGAATATATTTTTGGTATTAGATTCGGGAAACATTGTTCTCACTGCTTtcaatattgatattatttgTTCTAACAGGGAAAACAAGGAGAGCCTGGATTAGACGTGAGTAGGCTTTGGACACAATCATATAGCATTTTATAGCTAATAGGATTATATAGCTGTTGTTATTATACAGCAATATATAAGTTCTTACTGACCTTACGTCTCCCCACACAGGGTTTCCCAGGCCTCAGAGGAGAGAAGGGTGATAAAGGCGGACGAGGAGAAAAggtcagaaagagagacactTTCCTTGCACATTTTTGTATATCATGTACATCATGACATCATGTGTTGTGGTTTAATAGTTTGTACCATTATATAATGCTTTCTTCTATTTCTTTCAGGGTGAAAGAGGCTCATTGGGGAAAAGGGGTCtaaaaggagagaaaggagagcAGGGGCCTCCAGGGCTGGATCAGCCTTGTCCTGTGGTATGTCACCCACCTTCTCCTGCActgtaaaaagtgaaaaatatgcTTAACAGTGTAATATGTAAGGTATAAAATACAATGGGTGCTactataagaaaaataatccgACGAttgtcaacgattacaatttataatttattaatgaatgacatgtcacacattttaaacatttatagttagattaatgttgtggaacatcagcgAAACAAGTTAGCGCCTGTtaacacttacattacagcagttaCAAATAGCTGTTCagtcaccagcctgtctttttttctctttcttgaagataataaagcaaaaaaaaaaaaatcctgtcgTGTTCCCGaaaaaccagaaagtgcaaacttctctgtcctgaagactctcccattgCGGATCACTTTCTACAGAATATTACTGTCTTAGCAAGTACAATTATTGTGAATATAAGCAAATTcaacaaatattttctttattagattgtttttgaacaaatataagattattaaaactatttctagatatttttattcatttcaagcttgaattgtcttattctttttcactgattattttgtttatttcaagtgtttatttctagaaaaatgtaaaacaatctGTCAATAAAACGAGACAATTCTatgcttgaaattagtaaatatgacTAGAAATATGCTTAACTGCTGTATATTATGTTTGTTATatatctcataatgagaaatattagaaaacttcctttattcaagatatcttcgcttgttagacatttttttgcagtgtgttacaAAGCACGGACACTGAACACTCATttgataaatgttaaatacctaacagaaaaataattattgttttatgattgtttttcttgtttttttaatctgattattattagccttatatTATGTAGATAGTcggccatacaagtccctgtgaaagagttattatagaaatgttaaCGTATTAggatgagtgcattaatataaacctgtcgaTTAAATTTATTGTCAGAGCcgtgctattatagaaaatcaacaccttcaacatcaacaccttctgttcAATCAGTTTCGAGCAATGCTGTGGTGTAACCTCTGATAGTCAGATGCTGGCTATAGATTATGAAACAGCAGAACAGCTGTATCATGGATGGGTTTCATTGACATGACCCCAGCATGGGTAGAGAACATGACGGGGAATCCAAGTCCCCTACAGATGTCCCCTGACCCTTGGTACGGTATATCTGCTCTGGGTGTGttgggttttgtttttggttccGCCTTTGCTAATCATGGTCTACTGGGTCACCCTGCACATAATCATGGTGTTTTCTTCATACATCAAggctttaatttaattctgGGTATACTTTACAGCTTTGCTATTTTGATCTTAAAACACACTCCTCCTCTGTCTtgaaattcttatttaatattgaacATGTCAGCTCAAAGACTTACCCTATGATGCACACTACCCACAATAAAATCATCCCAGTGAGGTCTTCTGTTTGTGTACCTTGACTGCATGTCTCTTAAATAGTCTCTGGTGTCATAGGTCTGTTTTCATCGTGTTTTGGACTGGTTGAAAACCAACGTGTTTCATGTGGCATGAGTGATGTGTTATAAAAAGTGCCCTGTTGCCCTACGTTTTATCCctaggtggtggaggcattatgttaTGTTTCCATCCGTCTGTCTGAGATTCTTGCTAGGGTATGGTTGAATGGTTTGTAAGCTTTATATGGGACTATAATTGTAACCAGGAGATTAACTGATTTTgcaattgatccaaacagggtcaaggtcacagcaaggtcaaatgtctcaaatagtttttcttcaatgaCTTCCTTCttgtttgaaatatattttaagggtatttcaggcatacaaattagtaacaagaaggactagattTTCTAGGCAGTACGTATAAGAGTAACTTCTTGTCCTTTTCTTATTTCTGTTCCTAGGACAGGGATGGACTCCCAGTAGAAGGATGCTGGCATAAGGTTTGTACATTACGGTTTGGACTTTTTAAAATGTGGCGTTTTGTTTCAGAATACTGCATTCAACTTTGCCCTCTTGCTCTCTTGCAGTGATGACAAACCAGCAGCTTTGGAGTTTGTacatattgata includes:
- the LOC113541783 gene encoding collagen alpha-1(XXIII) chain, which translates into the protein MRAKAVSKEMGSMSPTSAHTSSFHCFQTGFCLVLSVFSVLFCVVITLRTSHLEHRMQFLESERLSVLSSAPPSLQANLSLWDAIEELVHKRLMEEAPKLRTPREVGQECSCPPGPPGRRGRKGNPGTPGTPGRDGYPGPLGVDGKPGPPGPKGSQGMPGPKGDKGDQGDVGPRGPPAHTASAGLLSNQILTVKGDQGQAGPPGPPGPPGPSGPRGPPGTMGRDGPQGHPGEPGLPGKDGNEGPRGPPGIKGDSGEPGMTGPQGPPGLKGEPGEPGDDGKRGMDGPPGIKGEKGDACASELQKDAPGISENIDLSKRLQILQGPPGPPGPPGEQGIKGEMGSPGIPGSEGRQGSKGERGDRGEPGATGEKGERGEMGQPGPAGAGGQKGEKGDSRIEDSLAQIIALPGPPGPAGPPGPQGIMGHHGIPGQKGEPGEAMKGEKGDVGEKGPQGPRGLQGYPGSDGLVGLPGAKGEKGKQGEPGLDGFPGLRGEKGDKGGRGEKGERGSLGKRGLKGEKGEQGPPGLDQPCPVDRDGLPVEGCWHK